From one Candidatus Neomarinimicrobiota bacterium genomic stretch:
- the nusG gene encoding transcription termination/antitermination factor NusG yields MNWYTLRVISGKEKKVRENLLFELDFQSLSEEVETVLVPSENIVEMKDGKKKVKNKVFFPGYILIHMSESREARHLVENTTGVINFVGANNEPQALREEEVTRILGEVEGREGREVVKAPYKVGDAVKVTDGPFADFSGYVNEVNQDKQKVKVSVSIFGRPTPIELDFLQVELEK; encoded by the coding sequence ATGAATTGGTATACCCTCAGAGTAATTTCCGGCAAAGAAAAGAAGGTGCGTGAGAATCTTCTCTTTGAATTGGATTTTCAATCACTTTCTGAAGAGGTAGAAACTGTTTTAGTTCCGTCTGAAAATATTGTCGAGATGAAAGACGGTAAAAAGAAAGTAAAGAACAAAGTTTTTTTCCCCGGGTATATCTTGATTCATATGAGTGAGTCAAGAGAAGCGCGACATCTTGTTGAAAACACAACAGGTGTAATCAATTTTGTTGGCGCTAATAATGAACCTCAAGCGCTTAGAGAAGAAGAAGTTACTCGAATCCTGGGAGAAGTTGAAGGTCGTGAAGGCCGTGAAGTAGTGAAGGCGCCCTATAAAGTAGGCGATGCAGTAAAAGTAACCGATGGTCCATTTGCGGATTTTTCTGGTTACGTTAATGAAGTGAATCAAGATAAACAAAAGGTAAAGGTTTCTGTCAGTATTTTTGGACGACCTACGCCGATTGAATTAGATTTTTTACAAGTAGAATTAGAGAAATAG
- the rplK gene encoding 50S ribosomal protein L11 produces MAKKVTGFIKLQIPAGKANPAPPVGPALGQHGVNIMEFCKAFNAATQDQAGMIIPVVITVYADRSFTYITKTPPAAVLLKKKAGVPKGSGEPNREKVGKVSEADLREIAEIKMNDLNANSVEKAMEMIRGTARSMGLEVKG; encoded by the coding sequence ATGGCAAAAAAAGTCACAGGTTTTATTAAGCTTCAAATACCTGCAGGAAAAGCAAATCCCGCACCGCCTGTGGGCCCTGCTTTGGGTCAACATGGTGTGAATATTATGGAATTTTGTAAAGCATTTAATGCTGCTACTCAGGATCAAGCTGGAATGATTATTCCGGTAGTGATCACCGTTTATGCAGATCGTAGTTTTACTTATATTACCAAAACACCACCTGCTGCAGTCCTGCTTAAGAAAAAAGCTGGTGTTCCAAAAGGTTCTGGCGAGCCAAATCGTGAAAAAGTCGGTAAAGTTTCTGAAGCTGACCTACGAGAAATCGCTGAGATTAAAATGAACGATTTAAATGCCAATTCAGTTGAAAAGGCGATGGAAATGATTCGTGGAACCGCCCGTAGTATGGGTTTAGAGGTAAAAGGATAA